The stretch of DNA AGGTGCTGCTGACCACCGACCGTTACCTGCGCGAGGTGACCGCGGCGCCAGAGTTCGATATGCCCATGACCACGGCGCAGCTCCACCATCTTCTGGGCAAGTACCTGGCCAAGCGCAACGAAGCGCTGGGTGTGCAGACAGAGTCCATTTTAGTGGCGGCCTACAAGCACGGGGTTCCGGTGTACACGCCGTCGCCTGGGGATTCGTCCATCGGCATGAACCTGGCTGAGCTATCGCTGCGCGGCAGACCGCGCCTGCTGGACGTCATGGCCGACGTCAATGAGACGGCGGCCATCGTCTACGACGCCAAGCGCAAAGGTGGCAAGAGTGCCGTGTTCATCCTCGGCGGTGGCGCCCCTAAGAACTTCCTTCTGCAGACCGAACCACAGATTCAAGAAGTGCTGGCGATCCCTGAGAAGGGGCACGACTACTTCATCCAGATCACGGATGCGCGGCCGGATACGGGAGGCCTGTCCGGTGCTACGCCCAGCGAGGCAGTGAGCTGGGGCAAAGTGAACCCAGCGCAACTGCCGGACACGGTCGTCTGCTACGTGG from Calditrichota bacterium encodes:
- a CDS encoding deoxyhypusine synthase, with the translated sequence MAKRSKSPYLRGPRIKPAPITGSISVTELVDKTFLAYNAARLREAARLLVEKVLREEVTVGLSLSGALTPAGLGLSCVVPLIEHGFVDWITSTGANLYHDAHFALDLALHAGSPFVPDPELRKHGVIRIYDVLFDYEVLLTTDRYLREVTAAPEFDMPMTTAQLHHLLGKYLAKRNEALGVQTESILVAAYKHGVPVYTPSPGDSSIGMNLAELSLRGRPRLLDVMADVNETAAIVYDAKRKGGKSAVFILGGGAPKNFLLQTEPQIQEVLAIPEKGHDYFIQITDARPDTGGLSGATPSEAVSWGKVNPAQLPDTVVCYVDTTVALPLLTAYVLANAKPRAHKRLYDRRDQLLQALRQEFQKRQRRKR